One Candidatus Kapaibacterium sp. genomic window carries:
- a CDS encoding choice-of-anchor D domain-containing protein yields the protein MRLVNVGTVLTATLFLATAAERHKVPPAAWILNNSAQGREFWIAIPPNEVDGYPGQLLEIYVTSSYNTEVTLFSAMDGRVIRKPVRAMDITTFSLLNGELFWTDEVRESEVVTQKGIRLSAPHPISVYVLSGKPATSDGYLALPVNVWGTEYMHLSYYDYEDFGQKRGNGFVIIASEDQTLVQIQLYGKGYGRSVGGRRIGDRITVMLNRGQTYMLRGSGDAPPGQNDFSGSRIYSNKPVGFISFHMRTMIPTIPQAGAISRDFLVEMLPPISAWGKRYITIEYQRRARKGDFFRILASQPNTNFTVRWYRNNQLRGSISGRLQNAGDFWEYNYTIAADDSSIYGQSIWEADKPVLLMQYSYSAFWDNDPNFDPFMIVVTPVEQYIRATVFQTPASKAFATNYFNLIAIGDTNDPTQAKLKSIKVDGQHVWRRHPEFLGQRIPGTNLYWVVLRMQPGPHRIVGETPFGGYIYGFSQYDSYGWPAAMAINKIDELDTLPPELHKRVDCGDWEILSTEIRNGKEGDNPRQIDQGIAQIELLEGSYNYRLRFVTAEELKPYPKVERFVFRVEVIDKRHSAFARIGIIDRAGNIAIDSVWHIADSLVARPEEPIEASAVRLGRSQPLTVTLQNARDSAAVIKEARLVLGTAFRIVAGAVPPERRLNGRETHVFQLEYRPTREHGPNEYDWDTLVVRTECAEFRWALRGRGIMPHIWVEDWDAGTIPVNTTVCNTGGLLVRNPGTDTLHISNIQGVQPPFTLNQISPPLPIRIPPGGQVRLTMACYSPTVVGSDAIDVTFVCDAPPGDKNISHWRGRAVKAGPYITSYDWGERRVGSVQEAYLYVRNAGNTAAYLKEIRPRGLAPAGNFRILSVEPQPSPGNPVEVKPNEQSEVRILVRYTPQAEGLHLDSVDALFANAESVTGYIRGIGILPQLEAHGYTFRCILLGESAEEPAAVVLRNPSTSADLTINAIRWAAGSAPDFTWLQPLPTFPYRLPKGGELRLGVRFAPQAVGERRGVVEIVSDAAPAPDSIVTTRVEILGSGCINTIAAEGLDFGRVLTCDQPEGFFPIINPNPAGDISIQGLELIAGDIDAFKLLEPTAFPVSIPAGDTLQVRVRFMPTDPRSYEATVAIRNSINPDLRVTLRGTGYRAATAYALEPARMLTAPGEPIQLSIVGRSNAWSQAALRRLQGELLYNSTLMQYIPGSAELGSALDATWQLQVQELPGSGSTARLLLTAAGQNPIARDGELLRVRFQTYLGNALRIEPELSISLPGREQCVDVSTTPNTIELGGCFLNGRIVRLSPEGYLLRPIQPNPVREGVLQVDYSIGLEAPTQVEILNSMGERVLTLVSGTLPAGRYQHTVDVHYLPAGAYWLRLVSGPFTAVERFLIVR from the coding sequence ATGCGCCTTGTAAACGTTGGGACTGTGCTAACAGCTACCCTCTTCTTGGCTACAGCAGCAGAGAGACACAAGGTTCCACCTGCAGCTTGGATTCTGAACAACTCCGCCCAAGGGCGAGAGTTCTGGATTGCAATTCCCCCCAACGAAGTCGATGGATATCCAGGGCAACTGCTGGAGATCTACGTTACTTCCAGTTACAACACCGAAGTGACACTCTTCAGTGCCATGGACGGGCGCGTCATTCGAAAGCCTGTCCGAGCTATGGACATCACCACCTTCTCACTCCTCAACGGTGAGCTCTTCTGGACAGACGAGGTCCGCGAGAGCGAAGTTGTCACCCAGAAAGGGATTCGGCTCTCAGCCCCACATCCCATCTCAGTCTACGTCCTTAGTGGAAAGCCGGCTACCTCCGACGGTTACTTGGCCCTTCCAGTCAACGTATGGGGGACGGAGTACATGCACCTGTCCTACTACGACTACGAAGACTTTGGGCAGAAGCGCGGCAACGGCTTCGTCATCATCGCCTCGGAAGACCAAACGCTCGTACAGATCCAGCTCTACGGAAAGGGCTACGGACGGAGCGTCGGAGGCCGCCGCATTGGGGACCGTATCACCGTCATGCTCAACCGTGGGCAGACCTACATGCTCCGGGGCAGCGGGGATGCCCCACCGGGGCAGAATGACTTCAGCGGGAGCCGGATCTACAGCAATAAGCCAGTTGGGTTCATCTCCTTCCACATGCGCACGATGATCCCCACAATCCCGCAGGCTGGGGCCATTAGCCGGGATTTCCTTGTGGAAATGCTACCTCCGATCTCGGCATGGGGAAAGCGGTACATCACAATTGAGTACCAGCGCCGCGCCCGTAAAGGCGACTTCTTCCGCATCCTCGCCTCTCAGCCTAACACGAATTTCACTGTCCGCTGGTATCGCAACAATCAGCTACGGGGGAGCATTTCAGGCCGACTCCAGAACGCTGGTGACTTCTGGGAGTACAACTACACCATTGCTGCTGACGACTCCTCCATCTACGGGCAGTCCATTTGGGAGGCCGACAAGCCCGTACTCCTGATGCAGTACTCGTACTCCGCCTTCTGGGACAATGACCCTAACTTTGATCCATTCATGATCGTGGTGACCCCAGTAGAGCAGTACATCCGCGCCACGGTCTTCCAGACGCCTGCCAGCAAGGCTTTTGCCACGAACTACTTCAACCTCATCGCGATCGGCGATACCAATGACCCTACCCAGGCTAAACTCAAGAGCATCAAGGTCGATGGCCAGCATGTCTGGCGTCGGCACCCTGAGTTCCTGGGACAACGTATCCCTGGAACGAACCTCTATTGGGTGGTGCTCCGGATGCAGCCGGGTCCGCACCGCATCGTCGGAGAGACCCCCTTCGGCGGCTACATCTACGGCTTCAGCCAATATGACAGTTACGGCTGGCCTGCTGCGATGGCAATCAACAAAATCGATGAGCTAGACACGCTGCCGCCGGAGCTGCACAAGCGCGTAGATTGTGGTGATTGGGAAATCCTCTCTACCGAGATCCGCAACGGCAAAGAAGGCGATAACCCACGCCAGATAGATCAAGGTATCGCCCAGATTGAGCTGCTGGAAGGCAGCTACAACTACCGCCTACGTTTCGTGACAGCAGAGGAGCTGAAACCATACCCAAAGGTAGAACGCTTTGTCTTCCGGGTAGAGGTCATCGACAAACGCCACTCCGCCTTTGCTCGGATCGGCATCATAGACCGCGCAGGCAACATAGCGATTGACTCCGTCTGGCACATTGCTGACAGCCTCGTAGCGCGGCCGGAGGAACCGATAGAGGCTAGTGCTGTTCGACTTGGACGTAGCCAGCCGTTGACCGTAACGCTCCAAAATGCCCGTGATAGTGCAGCCGTTATCAAAGAAGCACGGTTAGTGCTTGGCACCGCGTTCCGGATTGTAGCTGGTGCCGTCCCGCCAGAACGCCGCCTCAACGGCAGAGAAACCCATGTGTTCCAGCTCGAATACCGGCCTACCCGTGAGCATGGCCCGAATGAGTACGACTGGGATACACTCGTGGTGCGTACTGAGTGTGCTGAGTTCCGCTGGGCCTTGCGGGGACGGGGCATCATGCCCCACATCTGGGTAGAAGACTGGGATGCAGGGACAATCCCTGTCAACACGACCGTCTGCAATACCGGTGGACTCCTGGTCCGCAACCCCGGTACAGATACGCTCCACATCAGCAACATCCAGGGAGTCCAGCCTCCATTTACCCTCAACCAGATCTCGCCCCCACTCCCAATCCGCATCCCGCCAGGAGGACAGGTCCGGCTGACAATGGCTTGCTACAGTCCTACGGTCGTCGGCTCTGACGCCATTGACGTCACGTTTGTCTGCGATGCTCCGCCAGGGGATAAGAACATCTCGCACTGGCGCGGCCGTGCTGTCAAAGCTGGTCCGTACATCACCTCGTACGACTGGGGTGAGCGGCGAGTCGGTAGTGTCCAAGAAGCGTACCTCTACGTGCGCAATGCTGGCAACACAGCGGCCTATCTTAAAGAGATCCGGCCACGGGGGCTAGCTCCAGCCGGAAACTTCCGGATCCTCTCGGTTGAACCACAGCCCTCGCCAGGCAATCCCGTAGAGGTTAAGCCAAATGAGCAGTCCGAAGTCCGCATCCTCGTCCGCTACACTCCACAGGCCGAAGGACTCCATCTTGACAGCGTAGACGCCCTCTTTGCAAATGCTGAATCGGTCACAGGGTACATCCGCGGCATTGGAATCCTGCCTCAGCTAGAAGCCCACGGGTACACGTTCAGGTGCATCTTGCTCGGCGAGAGTGCTGAGGAACCCGCAGCCGTTGTGCTGCGCAACCCCAGTACGTCGGCAGATCTCACGATCAATGCGATCCGCTGGGCAGCCGGCAGCGCCCCTGACTTTACTTGGCTCCAACCACTGCCGACATTCCCGTACCGCCTCCCGAAGGGTGGTGAATTGCGGCTTGGGGTGCGCTTTGCCCCGCAAGCCGTTGGGGAGCGACGGGGAGTTGTCGAGATCGTCTCCGACGCCGCTCCAGCGCCAGACTCCATTGTCACTACCCGCGTAGAGATCCTTGGGAGCGGATGCATCAACACAATCGCTGCCGAAGGGCTGGATTTCGGCCGAGTGCTGACATGCGACCAGCCTGAGGGCTTCTTCCCCATCATCAACCCCAACCCTGCAGGAGATATCTCTATCCAGGGGCTGGAGCTCATTGCCGGTGACATTGATGCTTTTAAGCTGCTCGAGCCCACTGCCTTTCCAGTCTCCATCCCGGCGGGCGATACGCTGCAGGTTCGGGTCCGCTTCATGCCCACAGACCCACGCTCATATGAGGCAACAGTGGCAATCCGAAACTCTATCAATCCAGACCTTCGCGTGACACTCCGTGGTACAGGCTACCGAGCGGCGACGGCATACGCCCTTGAGCCTGCTCGAATGCTGACTGCTCCGGGCGAGCCCATTCAGTTGAGCATCGTTGGTCGCAGCAACGCTTGGAGTCAAGCTGCCCTCCGCCGGCTGCAAGGCGAGCTCCTCTACAACAGCACGCTGATGCAGTACATCCCTGGCAGCGCTGAGCTAGGATCAGCCCTGGATGCGACATGGCAACTGCAGGTCCAAGAGCTGCCAGGGAGCGGTAGTACGGCCCGTCTGCTGCTCACCGCTGCGGGACAGAACCCGATAGCCCGCGACGGCGAGCTCCTACGAGTGCGTTTCCAGACCTACCTGGGCAACGCGTTGCGAATTGAGCCTGAGCTGAGCATCTCCCTCCCCGGACGCGAGCAGTGCGTGGATGTTTCCACGACCCCGAACACTATTGAGCTCGGCGGCTGCTTCCTGAATGGCCGTATCGTCCGACTGTCGCCCGAGGGCTACCTCCTGCGACCTATCCAACCGAACCCAGTCCGGGAGGGCGTGCTGCAAGTAGACTACAGCATTGGTTTAGAAGCCCCAACGCAGGTGGAGATTCTCAACAGCATGGGCGAACGCGTCCTGACGCTGGTCAGCGGGACACTCCCTGCAGGACGATACCAGCACACAGTTGACGTCCACTACTTACCAGCAGGAGCCTACTGGCTGCGCCTCGTCTCTGGCCCCTTCACAGCAGTCGAGCGGTTCCTCATCGTCCGGTAG
- the murC gene encoding UDP-N-acetylmuramate--L-alanine ligase, with amino-acid sequence MFFTAVHRIHFVGIGGIGMSGLAEILLQQGFSVSGSDLVPSENTEHLERKGALIYYSHDAAHIEGAEVVVYSSAVNPRENPETRAALERGIPLLRRAEMLAEVARLKYCLAVAGTHGKTTTTSLCGLLLLRAGMDPTVIVGGRLRGLGGSNARLGRGEWIVVEADEYDRSFLCLLPTIAVVTSVEEEHMDIYADRHDILDAFARFANNVPFYGLVVACVDDDGVKELLPRLSRKVRAYGLSPQSEVRGRRVRLSERSAQFELFINGEFIGEITLRIPGLHNVRNALGAIAVGWELGIPFEVIREALEEFTGVYRRFEIVAERDGILFVDDYAHHPTEVRATLQAARQGWDRRLVCIFQPHTYTRTRDFAADFGKAFEEADILIVTDVYAAREQPIPEVSGELIVQAARRSGHRAVHYAPTLEEAAELAAQLLQPGDMLLTLGAGNIYKLHAMLGVRGGDR; translated from the coding sequence ATGTTCTTCACGGCCGTTCACCGCATTCACTTCGTTGGGATCGGCGGAATTGGGATGAGCGGGTTAGCAGAGATCCTGCTACAGCAGGGGTTTTCGGTTAGTGGCTCTGATCTTGTACCCTCGGAGAATACCGAGCATCTGGAGCGCAAAGGAGCCCTCATCTACTACAGCCACGATGCCGCTCACATAGAGGGTGCGGAGGTGGTGGTCTACTCTAGCGCCGTCAATCCGCGAGAAAACCCTGAAACACGGGCTGCTCTGGAACGGGGCATCCCGTTGCTGCGTCGTGCGGAAATGCTGGCGGAGGTTGCACGCTTGAAGTACTGCTTAGCGGTGGCAGGAACCCACGGAAAGACCACCACTACCTCCCTCTGTGGCCTACTCTTGTTACGGGCTGGAATGGACCCGACCGTCATCGTCGGAGGGCGGCTCCGAGGATTGGGGGGAAGCAATGCTCGGCTGGGACGCGGGGAGTGGATTGTCGTGGAGGCGGATGAGTATGACCGCTCCTTCCTCTGCTTACTGCCGACAATCGCAGTCGTGACCAGTGTTGAGGAGGAGCACATGGACATCTACGCAGACCGGCACGATATCCTCGATGCGTTCGCTCGTTTCGCCAACAATGTCCCATTCTACGGACTCGTGGTTGCCTGTGTAGATGATGACGGCGTCAAGGAGCTCCTACCGCGGCTCAGTCGTAAAGTCCGGGCGTATGGGCTCTCGCCGCAGAGCGAAGTACGTGGTCGTCGAGTGCGGCTGTCAGAACGCTCGGCACAGTTTGAGCTCTTCATTAACGGAGAGTTCATCGGTGAGATTACGCTCCGGATCCCGGGGCTTCACAATGTGCGGAATGCCCTTGGAGCGATTGCCGTGGGGTGGGAGTTGGGGATACCGTTTGAGGTCATACGGGAGGCGCTGGAAGAGTTTACAGGAGTCTACCGCCGTTTCGAGATCGTCGCAGAACGCGATGGGATTCTGTTCGTTGACGACTATGCCCACCATCCTACAGAGGTCCGAGCCACACTGCAAGCAGCTCGGCAGGGTTGGGACCGTCGCCTCGTCTGTATCTTCCAGCCTCACACGTACACTCGCACTCGGGATTTTGCCGCAGACTTTGGGAAGGCCTTCGAGGAGGCCGACATCCTGATTGTCACCGACGTCTATGCCGCCCGTGAGCAGCCCATCCCTGAGGTGAGTGGCGAGCTCATCGTCCAAGCTGCCCGCCGCAGTGGACACCGCGCAGTCCACTATGCTCCTACCCTAGAGGAGGCTGCAGAACTGGCTGCTCAGCTCCTGCAGCCAGGCGACATGCTCTTGACCTTGGGTGCAGGGAACATCTACAAGCTGCACGCAATGCTCGGTGTCCGAGGCGGGGATAGATAA
- a CDS encoding transcriptional regulator, with product MGVERLDPLLHERVRLGILTLLVQRGKMDFQALRRELNVTDGNLSQHLRVLEEAGIIRVHKRFVRRRPRTTYELTEQGRQRFEVYLRELQALLGALLVNVSQQAE from the coding sequence ATGGGAGTTGAGCGGCTTGATCCACTCCTCCACGAGCGCGTCCGGCTAGGAATTTTAACGCTTCTAGTCCAGCGGGGAAAGATGGACTTCCAGGCTCTTCGGCGGGAGCTCAACGTCACAGACGGCAACCTCTCACAGCACCTCCGTGTGCTGGAAGAGGCAGGAATCATTCGCGTGCACAAGCGCTTTGTCAGACGCCGACCGCGCACGACCTATGAGCTGACAGAACAGGGTCGGCAGCGGTTCGAGGTGTATCTACGAGAGCTGCAAGCACTGCTTGGAGCTTTGTTGGTGAATGTCTCGCAACAAGCGGAGTAG
- a CDS encoding class I fructose-bisphosphate aldolase — MAGVATVVKEASTCGSVLDWIEDLLGEEQTRYLLEHRCTTIPKEMLQLPGPDFVDRVFALSDRNNRVLRNLQWIFSTGRLAGTGYLSILPVDQGVEHSAGASFAPNPSYFDPENIVRLAIEGGCNAVASTFGVLGSVARKYAHKIPFIVKLNHNELLTYPNRYDQVLFGTVKQAYEMGAAAVGATIYFGSPESSRQIQEIAEAFAYAHELGMATVLWCYLRNSAFKADKDYHVAADLTGQANYLGVTLQADLVKQKLPETNGGFVALKFGRSSSLMYEKLMSDHPIDLCRYQVANCYMGRIGLINSGGESKGAGDFAEAVRTAIINKRAGGMGLILGRKAFQRPMEEGVALLHAIQDVYLSRLVDVA; from the coding sequence ATGGCAGGAGTAGCAACGGTGGTGAAGGAAGCCTCTACCTGCGGTTCGGTACTGGACTGGATCGAAGATTTGCTGGGCGAGGAGCAGACACGGTATCTCTTGGAACATCGCTGCACGACGATTCCCAAAGAGATGTTGCAGCTACCGGGTCCCGATTTCGTTGACCGCGTCTTCGCCCTCTCGGACCGCAATAATCGAGTCTTGCGGAATCTGCAGTGGATCTTCTCCACTGGCCGCCTAGCAGGGACGGGGTATCTCTCCATTCTGCCCGTTGACCAGGGGGTAGAGCATTCCGCAGGGGCCAGCTTTGCCCCGAACCCAAGCTATTTTGATCCGGAGAACATCGTACGCTTGGCGATCGAGGGCGGATGCAATGCCGTCGCGTCTACCTTCGGCGTCCTTGGCAGTGTTGCTCGGAAGTATGCTCACAAGATCCCGTTCATTGTCAAGCTCAACCACAACGAGCTGCTGACGTATCCGAACAGGTACGACCAGGTGCTCTTTGGGACTGTCAAGCAGGCGTACGAGATGGGGGCGGCGGCGGTTGGTGCAACGATCTACTTCGGCTCACCCGAGAGCAGCCGGCAGATACAGGAGATTGCGGAAGCCTTCGCATATGCGCATGAGCTGGGGATGGCCACAGTACTGTGGTGCTATCTGCGCAACAGCGCCTTCAAGGCGGACAAGGACTACCACGTGGCAGCGGACCTCACAGGGCAGGCCAACTATCTGGGGGTAACGCTACAGGCAGACCTTGTCAAGCAGAAGTTGCCAGAAACGAACGGCGGCTTTGTGGCACTGAAGTTCGGCCGCAGCAGCTCTTTGATGTACGAGAAGCTCATGTCCGACCACCCGATTGATCTCTGTCGGTACCAGGTAGCGAACTGCTACATGGGCCGCATTGGGCTCATCAACAGTGGAGGCGAATCCAAAGGGGCCGGTGACTTTGCCGAAGCGGTGCGCACGGCGATCATCAACAAGCGGGCTGGAGGCATGGGGCTCATCTTAGGGCGGAAGGCCTTCCAGCGTCCCATGGAAGAAGGGGTTGCCCTGCTGCATGCAATACAGGATGTTTACCTGAGTCGGCTGGTGGATGTAGCATAG
- a CDS encoding septal ring lytic transglycosylase RlpA family protein: MLWLLFSVGLLLWLSGCTSTVRSSSTEPSRFRGLASFYGREFAGRPTASGEIYNPEALTAAHRTLPFGTRLRVTNLRNGRSVIVRINDRGPQHRERVVDLSEAAARTLEMLREGVVEVECEVLR, translated from the coding sequence ATGCTATGGCTCCTGTTCTCCGTAGGGCTCCTGCTGTGGCTCTCCGGCTGCACCTCTACAGTACGCTCCTCCAGCACCGAGCCGAGCCGTTTCCGCGGACTCGCTTCGTTCTACGGTCGTGAATTCGCCGGACGCCCCACTGCCAGCGGTGAAATCTACAACCCAGAAGCGCTGACTGCTGCCCATCGCACCCTACCGTTTGGAACTCGGCTACGGGTCACCAACTTGCGCAACGGCCGCTCCGTCATCGTTCGGATTAACGATCGTGGTCCACAACATCGAGAGCGGGTCGTAGACCTCTCAGAAGCTGCCGCCAGAACACTGGAGATGCTCCGCGAAGGCGTAGTGGAGGTGGAATGTGAAGTCCTTCGCTAA